AGTGACCCAACTTCACCTGATTGCGGCAAGTGTTTCTGTGATACAAGTTGTAGGATAAGCACTGGTATTCCTGAGCCTGATCCTCCATGCCCAACTGGGCAAACTTGCGATGCAAATCCAAGCTCATTTACCTGCGGTTTTTGCACCCCACCACAATGTGGTGAATGTCCACCATTCACCATTTGTAACTATCTAACTGGTGAGTGTATTTGCGATACAACTTGCGGCGGTGGCTGTGGTACCGGTGAATATTGTGATGACGATGACATTACACCTTCACCAACTTGCGGTCAGTGTCTATGCGACACTACCTGTGGTGGTTCGTGTCCTGATGGGCGTATTTGTGATGATGATGACACAACACCTTCGCCAACTTGCGGCCAGTGTTTATGCGATACCACTTGTGGTTATGACCCACCTGACTCGTGTCCTGCGCCATCCACCTGTGATGATGATCCTGTGTCATTTACCTGTGGCTTATGCATTTCAGCCGCTGATTGTGGTGGTTGTCCGCCATGTTCCGAATGTAATCCGTTAACGCTACAATGCTATAATGTCTGTGGTGAGTAAGGTGAACTAGTAACATTTATTAAAAAACCGTTAAAAAAGGGCATAAAAGCTCTTGACGTCAGTGTTGCTATTGTGACAGGAAGGTCTTTGCTACCATGCTTTTTCGTCATGGTGGCCTTCCTTTAAAATATGGTTTTTTTACAGGGTGAACACTCGCGGTAATTTTAAGTCGCGCGCGCCGTCAAAGGGCGCGACACCACAGTGTTCATTTTTCTTCGAACCCCAATAGGCTTTCATTTTGGCCTTGCGGAAACTTTCAAACCCCCCGTGTACCCTAGACGGCTGGGAGACGGGACCCAAAGGCAGCCCACATGCTGGCTAAAGATGGCATTATTAATCTCAATGAATTAAAAAAGAAAAAACCACACGAACTCGCGCGCTATGCTGCTGATCTCAATATTGAAGGCGCTGCGGGTATGCGCAAGCAAGATCTTATCTTTGCTTTGTTGCAAGCTCATACCAATAATTCAGGTGCTGTTTTCTCCGAGGGCGTGCTTGAGTGCCTGCCCGATGGTTTTGGTTTTTTGCGTGCTCCTGATTATAATTATTTACCTGGTCCAGATGATATCTATGTATCACCATCACAAATTCGCCGTCTTAATTTACGCACTGGTGATACGGTTGCTGGGCAAATTCGACCGCCAAAAGATTCTGAGCGTTATTATGCAATGCTCAAAATTGAAAAGGTTAATTTTGAAGCCCCTGAAAAGGCGCGTGAAAAGATCCTTTTTGACAATCTCACGCCGCTTTATCCCAATCGCAAATTCAACCTTGAATATGACCCGTCAAATCATTCAACACGTATAATTGATTTGCTGGTGCCCATTGGCATGGGTCAGCGTGCGTTGATTGTTTCGCCTCCGCGTGCTGGCAAAACGGTAATGCTGCAAGCAATGGCTAATGCCATTACCACCAATCATCCTGATGTATGGCTTATCGTGTTGCTTATTGATGAGCGTCCCGAAGAAGTCACCGATATGCAGCGTTCAGTTAAGGGTGAAGTTATTTCGTCTACATTCGATGAACCGGCACAGCGTCACGTTCAAGTTGCTGAAATGGTTATTGAAAAAGCCAAACGGTTAGTTGAGCATGGACGTGATGTGGTTATTTTGCTCGATTCGATTACGCGTTTAGCTCGTGCCTATAATACTGTGGTGCCGCCATCAGGTAAGATCCTATCTGGCGGTGTTGATTCAAACGCTTTGCATAA
The Deltaproteobacteria bacterium DNA segment above includes these coding regions:
- the rho gene encoding transcription termination factor Rho, which gives rise to MNLNELKKKKPHELARYAADLNIEGAAGMRKQDLIFALLQAHTNNSGAVFSEGVLECLPDGFGFLRAPDYNYLPGPDDIYVSPSQIRRLNLRTGDTVAGQIRPPKDSERYYAMLKIEKVNFEAPEKAREKILFDNLTPLYPNRKFNLEYDPSNHSTRIIDLLVPIGMGQRALIVSPPRAGKTVMLQAMANAITTNHPDVWLIVLLIDERPEEVTDMQRSVKGEVISSTFDEPAQRHVQVAEMVIEKAKRLVEHGRDVVILLDSITRLARAYNTVVPPSGKILSGGVDSNALHKPKRFFGAARNVEEGGSLTIIGTALVDTGSRMDEVIFEEFKGTGNCELHLDRKLMEKRIFPTMDINRSATRKEELLLESEILNRVWILRQLLHPLNVIDSMEFLISKIKGTKTNREFLDSMST